Part of the Mus caroli chromosome 1, CAROLI_EIJ_v1.1, whole genome shotgun sequence genome, CCCGTCTGGTCCTGGGCACCTTTTGTGTGGGCTGCCTGAACTCCATTGTGCAGACCAGCCTCACATTCCAGCTGCCCTTCTGCAGCTCCAACCGTATTGACCACTTCTACTGTGACGTGCCCCCACTGCTCCAGCTGGCCTGCGCCAGCACGGCTCTCAATGAGCTCTTTCTCTTCGGCCTCTGTGGGTTCATCATTGTGAGCACCACCTTAGCTGTCCTGGTTTCCTATGGCTACATCACCGTGACCATCCTCAGGATGCACTCGGGATCTGGGAGGCACAAGGTCTTCTCCACCTGTGGCTCTCACCTGACAGCGGTGTCTTTGTTTTATGGGACTCTATTTGTCATGTATGCACAGCCAGGTGCTCTGACATCCATGGAGCAAGGCAAAGTGGTCTCCATCTTCTACACCCTGGTAATCCCCATGCTCAACCCCCTCATCTACAGTCTGCGGAACAAGGATGTGAAGGATGCCCTGCAGAGGTTAGGACAGAGACACAGTCTTGTGAAGGCAGTGAGAGGCTGCCCTGAGGCCGGAGGGAATGCTTCTGTGTAGATCACTGAGCAGTGAGAACCAGCCTTTTCTGTCTTCAAAGTGGAAACGAAAGTGTGGAACTCAGTTACCCACTGATGGTCTTCCTTTAAGCTATTTCATGGACACATCATGGACCTAGTATGAACTATAAGAATTAGCAAAACTTACTCTGCATGCAGAACCCTAAAGGCTGAAAGGAGTGAGGGCTCCCATAGCACGAAGACCAACAGAGAACGCCAACTGTTTCCCAAGTCAAAGCTGGGCTGGCTTTTCTAGCCACCTGCTTCTCTGGCCATGTGCTGAGCTTCCTCCCTAGGAGGAAGGCTAGGCATTGTCGTGTCTTGATCAAGTTTATCAATCAACAAAATGCTTATATTTAATTAATCCCCAACACTACCCCTGCTCTGGTGGCCATTTATGACAGGTAACTCAAactgtctctgttctcttcttcttccacttTTCAGCCATCTTACAACCGCTGTCGAgggatcttttaaaataatagtttaagTCAATGGACAGGGCACTCTGGGGGAGTGAAACTGATGTGAAGAAGGAGTAGAATGGATAGGGCAGACTTATGACTAACAAATGCTACCTCTTTTAAGaaagaccccctcccccaacagctgggtctagagagatggctcattggtaaagagcacttgatgctcttccagaggtcctgagttcagttcttgtggggagcgggtgtggcggtagtcccaagatggcgcccgggactgcagccaagtcttatgacttgcacctgacttcctcatacacccagaaataagccacatccatcgtgagagctgcgcaggcgcACCATGacacaagatcaggccatttgacgaaggccaatgaactgagattacgcggactgggctgatggggcgtggttgaggggttatataagggattgcgattgggggctagagagagattcctgcttgcatgttgaaaggttcctgaataaactgcctcGAGAAGAACGCCGTGtcatcgctcttttctgctggtcagagacagaagcgataagttctcagcacccaggtcAGTCAGCTCATAACTGAGTTGTTACACACGTGTTGACCCTGAAACTCTGGCTCCAGGATGTTTGCCTTATGACCTCCTTGGGCTCCTGGAttacatgtagacacacatgcaaacacaatataaaaataaaagcaaaaaataaatatacaagagAAGGATCCTCGGTAGACATCTGGAGGTGGTTGAGTGGCTCCACTCAAGCTAGAACCTTCATCAGGCTCCTGCTTCATCACAGGTCTCAGAGACAAATccacagaggacccagcttctTAAGGTGTTGTGTGAGGAAGTGTAGACACTCATATGTAAATTGTCCACAGAATACATACATAGTGaagtatacaaatataaataactaTAGACTTGGCAGGATGTAAGAACACATTTGTATCACATCTGTGGCTCAACAAGGTCAGTACAGTCAGGCCAAGAGAAAGAATTTAGCTAAATCTCACAGTGTCCCTGAACACTTCCTGACATTGCCTGGCAAGGCAAACTCTCATTCTGAGTCTAACCCACTTCCATGCCGCACAGCTAGCTGTGTAGAGAAGCACACAGCTCTTCCTCCTCTGCGACTAACTTTTGCTGCTCAATGATGCCTTTCTAGGTTCACTCAAAagactggtttttatttttctgtacaaGATTATTTTATTACATCGATTCCATCACAGATGCTCCTCAAAAATGCTTAACAAAAATTTGCATCGTGGTAAAACCATCACGAGCTTTAAATGTTGTGCTCTTGAAACTGCACTAATACTTCTACTTGGCAAGTATTCTACCTTCAATGCCAACCTTATAAGGTTGCAGTTAAGCAAAACTACCTAACGAACATAAAGCCTACTCTATGGTAGAATGCTGAGGGTCTCATGTGGTTCAATGCTGGAATAAATATGGGGAGTATAACAGTTGGAGCCATGAGCCTTTACGTGGCTGTAAAGCTGAACCTTCCTAAGTTCTGGAATCCATCTGGTATGGTATTAACTTCATAGCTTTATTCATTAGTCCTGCTGACAAGAACATTTAGTTTGCTTCCCCTTCTcagttttgaagatattttttgtttagctttttgtattttaaattttgattggCATACAGAGAAacaggtttcattatgacattttcttatatatacacacatatattaatctatattttatatgtaatatgtataaaAGTAATAATggatcatatatatttatgtatgcacatacacacataaacacacacacatacacacacacacacacacacacacacatgcatatacatcccacatatgagagaaagatTGTGAT contains:
- the LOC110301344 gene encoding olfactory receptor 12 is translated as MATAVHRNGSLSGVSLRVFVLVGFGGGALTQALLFAVFLVLYVVTVLGNLTMIVVITLDARLHSPMYFFLKSLSFVDLCYSSAIAPNALVNFLSTSKVISFEACATQFFFFSLLATTETFLLAVMAYDRFMAICSPLRYPVTMCPTTCTRLVLGTFCVGCLNSIVQTSLTFQLPFCSSNRIDHFYCDVPPLLQLACASTALNELFLFGLCGFIIVSTTLAVLVSYGYITVTILRMHSGSGRHKVFSTCGSHLTAVSLFYGTLFVMYAQPGALTSMEQGKVVSIFYTLVIPMLNPLIYSLRNKDVKDALQRLGQRHSLVKAVRGCPEAGGNASV